In a genomic window of Diadema setosum chromosome 3, eeDiaSeto1, whole genome shotgun sequence:
- the LOC140226488 gene encoding uncharacterized protein — MKLMGNSSYGKTITNKTRFRNNKITDSSKASRLVNEILFRDLNAITDDCYEVELSKSKIAHDLPIQIGFFVYQYAKLRMLQFYFDFLDVFMDRSDFEYVQMDTDSAYFALTGSSIENLVRPELRQQFEVEKHHWLPRTDTEEHKRYDKRTPGLFKLEWEGQGIVALCSKTWYGFGSKDKFSCKGANKRNNNITFEKYKRVLQDRTTDSAINRGFPVKDNHILTYKQERSVFTFFYPKRKVAEDGINTTYLDI, encoded by the coding sequence ATGAAGTTGATGGGAAATTCATCCTACGGGAAAACCATTACTAACAAAACTAGATTTCGGAATAATAAAATTACCGATTCTTCCAAAGCTAGTCGCCTCGTCAATGAGATTTTGTTTCGCGACCTGAACGCCATCACTGACGACTGCTATGAAGTTGAATTGTCCAAAAGCAAAATTGCGCACGACTTACCGATACAGATTGGCTTTTTCGTCTACCAGTATGCAAAGTTGAGAATGCTACAATTCTACTTTGACTTTCTCGATGTTTTCATGGATAGATCCGACTTTGAATATGTTCAAATGGACACAGATTCGGCATACTTTGCCTTAACTGGTTCGAGTATTGAAAATCTGGTCAGACCTGAGCTTCGACAACAGTTTGAAGTCGAGAAACATCACTGGCTTCCTCGCACTGACACGGAGGAGCACAAACGTTATGATAAACGAACACCGGGTCTTTTCAAACTTGAATGGGAAGGCCAAGGTATTGTAGCATTGTGCAGTAAGACATGGTATGGCTTTGGTTCCAAAGACAAATTTAGTTGTAAGGgagcaaacaaaagaaataacaacattACCTTTGAGAAATACAAGCGAGTATTGCAAGATCGAACAACAGACTCGGCAATCAATCGTGGATTCCCAGTAAAAGACAACCACATACTTACGTACAAACAAGAACGAAGTGTATTCACGTTCTTCTACCCCAAACGCAAAGTGGCAGAAGATGGAATTAATACCACGTATCTagacatataa